Below is a window of Cheilinus undulatus linkage group 8, ASM1832078v1, whole genome shotgun sequence DNA.
gctggagtgtgacgtgatttgtttTGTGTGCAGGTGCGTTGGATTgtgtacaaaccaatagggtgtcagaatagtattatgtttatacttctcatccaaccacaatcaaattcactttATCTGGAAGGctcgatttatctggataggtttggaggttttttatttgtgtttttttgaatgatgacaagccagaatgaaaacaagctgaaatgaaataggagtaatgcttaattactccagtaaagtacagatacccaaaatttctacctaagtaaggtaacaaagtatttgtacttagttacttgacacctctgataTTTTATGATGAAAGCTCACACCATTATAAGAAGAGGTATTAcccagtttttgtgttttgtgaatacgaagctttagatcagttgaTTCTCTGTGTTGTAGATAGTTAttcatctacttcttactttaggtaacctgtgaaaacatagctctgtggttgttgaacatAGCCTACCTCctgcatgtgacttcacattcatagcctttacagcccgcccaccgAGTGAGGgtacgggtgtctgtggaaacgcaaactgtTCTGGTGTATAGTGCACTGAACCATACTAACCTGTACTCAATCAAACAGGACCACCTGATGGAAATGTGTTTATAGAGGGGGATCACTTTGTCCTCACATTGTTCCTCTGCAGCATTAATAGTGAAGGTGAAAGGTCACGGGTAGCTAATGTCACAGCTTTGAATGCCACATTGAATGTACCTGGTGGAAATCCAACATCCTGTTCCTACAATGATATAAAGAAGTCAttcttttgagaaaaaaaatgtccaaaatgtaCTTATCCCAGGCAAcctaaataaatatatatcactgcttttttaattctaatgatttgtttttccttctttttcttcacaGTGAACAGCAAGTGAGCCTGAACAGACCAAACCAGTTTGACGGAGTGACTCTGCATCACTCAGAAACTAAAGATGACTGACAATAGTTAGACTATAGTTTTTTATTCGGATTGCTGCTGTGTCGTAAATAAATTTTCACAACATAAATTTCTTCAAATGTTTGgtgtctgttttttcttctttggaaaaaaaatcatcttagTTAAATTATTTGGGAAATTAATCTTTTTAAACAAACGGTAGAATCACCTTTAGCTAGAGAAAGATCAAGCAGTGTTTCTTCAAATCAACAGCCACTTTAAGCTTCAGGTCATCCCATCATCACCTCTAATCAATGTGAGCACAGCATGTTTTCATACTCAGCCTAATGAACCAATGAGCTTCCAGCAAAGTCATTTTAAGTGTGAGCTTTAAAGTTACTCCAGTCCATACTAATTGAATTCTTTGGGCACCGgaattttttcaagaaaatattcaattttgatatcaggatttcaaaaggctgtagcatgaaaatggtttcaaaactctctctctccaaaacatTGAATAGAAagacacccacaaatgctgctatgattgaagttactcatgtccgccatctcctggtgtaaagtcgTAACAACATTAGggaccatatttgcagctagagcctgttaaaatcagcaatgttgcttgtcgcaattttgcaACTTCGGCACTTAAAGGGTTAACAGACACAACCTCcaaataaatagttaaataaagtttaacgCTCAAACATCCAGGCATCCATTCCATATACTGCTTGTCCTATCCTGTACTGAGGGGGGCTAGAGCCAATCCCTGCTGTCACTGGACAAGTGTTCATGTGCACCCTGGACTTGTCGCCAGTCAATCCAAGGGCTGACAAACGACTCACACAGTTCAGAGTCACAGATTAACAAGAGGAAACTCTCACAGGCACAGGGGTAACATAActctccacacagaaaggtcctgaaGCTGcaaaagcagccccaaaccatcacGCCATCACCACCAGGTCTGTTCatataatgttgtttttataaaatgctgttagttttacaCCAAATGTAAAAGGATGTGCACCTTCCAAAAAGCTGAACCTTTGTGACATCAGTccaaagaatatttttacaaaagtctcatcaagatgttttttttgtcaaatgtaagATGAGCCTTGGTCTTGGagctctcccatgggtgccatttttgtccagtctctttcttattgttgaatcatgaactctgaccttaactgagtcaagtgaagcctacaggtctttagatgttgttctgggttctttagttacctcctggatgagtcatcgatgctctcttggagtaattttggtaagcttgccactcctgggaaggttcaccactgttccaagctttctccatttgtggataatggctctcactatcATTTGctagagtcccaaagccttagaactAGCATTGTAACCCTCTCCAGACTGACAGTTATAAATGACTTTGCTTCTCATCTGTTCCTGAATTTGTTTTAATAGCACCataatgtgttgtgttttgagATCTTcaagcctacttcactttgtcagacaggttctatttaagggatttcttaatcaacaggtctggcagtaatcaggcctgggtgtggctggtGAAACTGAGCTCAGCTGTccaaaaaatgttattaatccgaaaatttatgttttaacaaGGGGAGGGTAtacttttcacacagggacaaGGTAGGTGTTTTTTCCCTTAATTAATGAAATCATCACTGAAACCtacaatttgcattttttttttggttccaCAATAATTTCAGtacatttaggaaaaacctcacagTGCACTGACTgacgcgtctcatttgattgacagataccTTGATAGGCAGATGCTAcctatctgtcaaccagaatggtAGCTAGTTTAACTGACAGGAAAtcaagctcagtgggcgggctcttgtctgccatcatgttgatccaaagtttggttagGAAAGTGATTTCAATATAGAAGCTGCCACAGATtcgcttcaaaagctgtttgggtctgtttgtaatcagacggctgacgtcacacaggctttgtccctattctttttacagtttatGGCACTGATCGTCAGCTGGAGGCCTGGTGGCCACaccaggccccccacagcttcccatccagcccccagaaAATTATTACATTCagaaattcattcattcagaagTCATCTTATTGGTGAGCCTCATCTCTATGCAGTGTCCTTGTATTCTAAGCAGTTGCAGAGGATAGCTAACTCTGCCTTAAATGATGATTCCCACCCTTTGCACAGTGAATTTCAGCTTCTTCCCTCTGGATGGAGGTTTCTAGTCCCAAGGTGCAGAACAAAGTGgtataaaaacagctttgttccTGCTGCTATTGCTAAGCTGAACAAGTTGTTGCCTTATTTTGCacacatgtatttatttgttcatgCACTTATGTATTTATTCCTACTCTTGAATCTTAAACTTGGTTTTTACCCTGGCTTTTTTTGAGAGCTATTGATTTGCTGAGTTTTTAATTTGATCTTAATGGAGGGTACTTCACCCTCTTTTATGCCTATTTCTGCTTGACTGATGGAACCTTGAGCACTTTAATGTTTTACCTTTGTTTCTGGCATGTTGTTTCACTTTTCAAGGGTCTGGGCGGGCTGTTATGTCTTGGAGGTTTTAAataaccttcatttttttttcctggttgtttttttgttgcttctgTCCTGTGATCTGCGTTTTGAAATGGATGTTGTAATCTCACTGATGACAAAACAAATCTACCTGCGGGTACAAATAAAGTTACCTGAACCTGAAATGTGAGGAAAATGTGTTATGGTATTTAcaatgccttttttatttttaaaaagccctACAGCTATTAAAGGATCCCCAAAATTGACTAAGATTAAAACCTTTTTTCAGGATTTACTTGATGCTTGAACAGTTTCTCAAAAATCCACCTGACAGCCATTGTTAGTAAATAAGATACACGATAAACACGCACTcatcagtccattcttgattaGAACTGCTGGTTTCAGTACCATCCTATCAGTTCCCCCTTTTGAATATGattgtttcctgcatgtgtttttcaccaatcaggattagacatatttaactcaaacccagtgatgaacaacatgacagccccagaaatatgtggctGAAAAATCTCTatcacccccttgtggcttGCTGCAGTATAAGTGATAGGGACTGAATTTACTGCTATAGTGCCTAGAAATAAGGTAAATTTAAACGTAAATCAAAACACCTCAATATATCTTATTTGCTTAATTAGTCTGGCCCCTACATTGTCTGCCAAGAAAAACAATCtagcccttgtgcaaatgtagttgTTGATCCCTGGTCTATGGTCAAGTCTGTATTGACTCACTGTGCAGCTTAAATCTGTGTAGGGGGGGGTTTGactcttaaaatgtatttaacattTGGCCAAATCTCTGAAAGTCCCTGTGAGCAATAttgctttttaaatcatgtgGAGCATGGTGAACTTACAGCTAGTTTTCTTGTTATTTGTTATCTTTAATGAATACACGTTTCTTCAggcttttaatttatttagaaataaaacaggCGTCCTTCACTAATTATTAAAGTTCTGTTGTACACTGTAGTATCACTTGGAAAATATCTTAGGAGATTTAGCCAGAACAAAACTGCATTTATTCCAGgtagaaaaagaggaaacaaattAAATGTTGAGTGCCTTAAATAGAGGATATATTTAGACTGCTGTGACTGGGTAAAGGGTTTAATAGGAAGAGGAGTAATTTACTCCAGTTATTTAACTGTATTAACCTGGCATGTGTGTTTAGGAGCTGACcatgaacaaacacaaaaataactttACATTAGATTATAATCCATCCTGGAGTCTTAATATTGAACTAATCTGCTACTGTGCATGTAATTGACCCTTTGCTTAGTCCCTCTCTAAAACGCCCCTGTCCACTACTAGGTTAGCAACCGTAATTATGCATGCGAGGCCTGAGCTTTCAGTAGACTCAAGTATATGGAAGCAatgtaaaaagcttgagttgatattTCAGCTTCTTCAGacgtctttttaaacccttgtATCTATTCTTCTACCTGaataatgaatgtgaatacttttgacacctcggAATTTAACATTAGCTTAGAGCAATGTTGTTACATtacaaccttgcaaagcagatggatacgcccatttctttgtttttcactggcaaatccatctcgcaaagctcccatttgaaccgtttgggcctggttagaaagtgacaggaccaatcagtgacgaggggcagtactttcaggtgcagcagagtcctgacgtaaacaagcagtagcaagagctggtgcagttatggaggaagagattagtgtggatgctgctaaagcaccagttttatcagaacttgaggacatttcttcgttaaaagaagaacgaagagcagcagtgagttgttttcttttcaaaaatgacaaaattcgagtacttacatgtctatagtcgtgCGCAGCTAGTGTTATTCTTCactagctgcgcacacgcagctcaacagcagctacgtcacgtgttttgttgctctgattggcctgtagagatgtgacagacagaacgttcatccaatcacactctgagtattttttcaaagcgtctgccttttctcaaaggTTTCCTATTGAatctttcccagatggatgtgtgaaacacatccatctgatgtgtcaggttagttacAATATGTTTGTTCCAGTGTATGACTTTCTTTTTAGTTCTGACCCCGAGTCACAGACCACAGGCCAGGGCTGCATCAGTAAGCCAAGCAAGAGCAAAGGAAAAGTGAGTGCCTACATGGTTACAGGATACACTGAACAGAGGGTCAGGACAAAAGGAGACAGAGATAGGATGGAATATCTATTTGATCAAGGTAGGGAATCAACAACATGCAGAGGACAGGATGATTGCATCAGCACATGTGGGGCATTTACATACAGCATGACATGATGAAATGGAATTAACGATAAGGGGGTCaacaaaggcaataaacacatgggTTTGACACAGTGGTATTTCAAGGGTCTTAAAAGGTCCTTTCGGTCAAAGGTTATCAGTAAAGGGTTAGAATTTTATCATCAGTTCTCACAGCAGCGTTTGACTCCGTCAATAATTCATCCTGATGTCAGAGTCctgttttgtaattttctgGGCTATATAAGATCCTCCAGTCTGAAGCCTCAGTAGTCTACTTGTTAGGCTCTATTTAGGAGTGAAACACCGACTCGCTGCTGCCAATATGGCCATCATGTTCACCATGGTGACCCTGCTGGCTGTATTGTTTGGTGGTTTTCATCAGACAGCCTCATACAGATCGTACAAGTACAAGGTCTCTGTGTCCAATGGAGGGTCATGGGGAGACTGGCACAGTTCTGAGATGTGCCCGGAGAACTCCTTTGCTATCGGCTTCAGTCAGAGGGTAAATAAACAAGGCTACTTCTTAATGTACAGTTCTGTGGTAAGGCTAAACTGTACTGAGGGGTTTTTGCCTAACATTTATTCTATCACACCTATTTCTACAAACATATCATGGAGTGAGACACTCAAAGACTGATAAAATGTGTAGCTGTGTAGAAACTGAGCaaaaaactttaatatttttaacttttacaccAAATTTTGCAGTTACTTCATCAAAATAAgacaacaattaaaaacaaactcatcCACAAGTTAAGAAGCCTGTTAATCAGATCTCTTTGTGTCCTCAGGTAGAGCCTGGCCAGGGAGATGGTGACGACACCGCCCTGAACGGGATCCGTCTCTACTGTGCTGCAGAAAACCATGAGGGCTTCACACACACTGTTGAGTCTCATGCTGGCTTGTAAGTTGCCGAGTTATCTTATTCAGCTTAACCCTTAGGAGTCCACGCTTATGGCGGTATGATGTCATCATGCGCTTTCTTGTCAcatgaaagcataaaaacaaagctacattttgTATTGCAATTATTTAGTGTTAcaagtgtgatttttttgctttatgtcagtttttgtttgatgccaataggccaagtaaaacaggaaatatcaTCATTGAATTtcatataaaaattaaattatttttattaatttttttaatttggaatTCTGATGGTTTAATGTTCTTTTGTTTCTTAAGAGTTCCTTCtcacattttgcattttatccTATTGTACTTACATGCatttccctccctcctctctagCTGGGGTGATTGGACCATGCCTCAGTACTGCCCCCGTGGTGTGCTCACTGCCTTCCAGCTCCAAGTTGAGGCTCCTATTGGACGTGGCGATGACACTGCTGCCAACAACATCAGGTTCCGTTGCAGCACACACACCATACTGCACGGGATGGGCATGCCCTGGGGAGATTATGGCTCATGGAGTAATACGTGTTATGGTGGAGGAATCTGCGGCATCAGGACCAAGGTGGAGGGAAGGCAGGGTGAGGGCGATGACACCGCCCTCAATGATGTGGAATTCTACTGCTGTGCCAACAAATAAGGTAAGACAGTGTGAAAGGGAGTTTTGAAGACTTTTAAGAGGTCAAAGATGGTTTTATGTTGGTGATTCTGACAAACGACAACTTTTCATTCCTGGCAGGAACTTCCACCAGATGCCATTCAATAATATCATTGTATACATATTGGATCTTTATAATAGAGCTTGCCCGCTTGTGTACATCCACCTCCTGGGCCTGCCTCCATTTAGATTGGAAGCGGCCTGAAAAAACTGACATTCCTTTACTTGTCCAATGGGCCCACCAAACATGTTCATATTACAAAGATAAAAGCTCATACTGTTATAGGAAAGGTTGGTATaccttttgaaaaaaagacaaagaaaaaaaggaaaaaacacatgaattttttgttgttttagtaagtTGTTATGGGTATACAGGTCAAAACAAAAGGATAAATCTAGGATGAACCTTATCTTGGTTGACCTCTCTCCATGTCTCTGGCCCCAATAATGCTTTAACCTTTTCCAACCTTACTGGCACCCTCGGTAATGGCactctttattcatttatttttgcttatttgcaCATGAGACATACAGTTTGTTGTGACAAAGATGAATCTTTGACAGGGAAAGAGTAAAGCAAAGAACGTGCTAGTGAGGTAGGAAACCTGAAGGGTTAATAATTCAATCTCACCCTATTATAATCAGACTTTGTAAGTCTACTTTAGGTCTGGCTTTTAACAAACATTACAATCAAgaagacatttttataaatgaaatggaacaaataaaatgtgaaaaccaATGTATTATAAATAAGTTTCCAGGACAAAAAGTTACATTGCACCTACATGGTAAATAATCATGGAGTTAAGTATTTGCTATATTTGCTTTTACATCCACATATATCTTCAACTTATATCCTAACAtgaaatgatgcatttttttaatatgttttttttttttttaagtaacatCAAGTTTGGCTTATCAGCTTTGGTACTTTGGCAGTCTATTGCCGTGCCAGTGAGCATTCCCATGAGAAATACTGTATATAGCACTATTGATGggtatgggaaaaaaatggccaaaaaaaccCCAATGCTGGCTCTAGTGTACGCTAAGTCGAGCATTTTAGTagcatttcacttttttacccAGGAAGCCTCTGTTTGGCACAGCTACTGGCTACCGATTTGTGCTTGGTAgtgatgatgatttttttcactcttaCTGTAAGCAGTAAACTGGATGAGAGGCATCAGGTGCTGCAGAGGGGTTGCGGGCAAATCATCACTCTTAAGGTCTTGTAACACAGCAAGGCTACTTTTTACATGGGACTCATTGATATTATGAACACTAGGCCAGATAACACCACAGCATTAATCAAATTCATTCATGACCTTAGATGCTGATTTGGCAGTTATATATTGGGTTTAGTGTTGCAAATCTTGCCCTGTCAGTTTACTTGTGTCATCTCTACCTGGTGTGTTTACATTGAGCtacaatattaaaaatgaagTAGATTTGGCCACATCAGCTTctaaaactttcattttaatCTATCTCTAATTGCACCAACCCCTCTCCTGAAACTTTCCTCTCTCTCATCCTTACTTTCTTGTGGTGGTGGGATtctctgttttaaatgaatacGTGTAATTATGGAACCAAAAATGTGTAAGTTGTCAGTCAAAAGGACACAAATGGACCTCACAGACTGGGCACTTTGATTGGCTGTCAAACGGAGATCATTACTCTCAGGACAcgcagtgagagagagaaaagggagatgaagaaaaatacagttttgaGGGAGAACGCTACTTAAACAATGAGTGCTCACACCCACACCTCACGAGTGCAACCAACATATCTAATAGTTTTAACTGTGAAAATAGAGAGGCTGTTGTTTGTCTGGGTTTTGAATTAATAGCTTGTCCAACAAAT
It encodes the following:
- the LOC121514177 gene encoding vitelline membrane outer layer protein 1 homolog, with amino-acid sequence MAIMFTMVTLLAVLFGGFHQTASYRSYKYKVSVSNGGSWGDWHSSEMCPENSFAIGFSQRVEPGQGDGDDTALNGIRLYCAAENHEGFTHTVESHAGFWGDWTMPQYCPRGVLTAFQLQVEAPIGRGDDTAANNIRFRCSTHTILHGMGMPWGDYGSWSNTCYGGGICGIRTKVEGRQGEGDDTALNDVEFYCCANK